The following coding sequences are from one Streptomyces angustmyceticus window:
- a CDS encoding HlyD family efflux transporter periplasmic adaptor subunit — MQFRQQALSKLQSPEEIDLPVRFARPQGWLVLTVTVLFVIAACVWAVTGTVSSTLGAPGILTHGQGSYILQSPVSGQVTAVLAQEGKRVAANTPVLKVRTARGTAVVRTLAAGRLTTMVATIGSVVTTGADVASVERVAHTGDPLTATLYVPAQSGATVPVGAAVDLTVQSVPSQKYGVLRGRVKAVGRTAQTRQRIGAYLGNSQLGEQFSQHGQPIAVLVTLDADPHNASGYAWSAAGGPPYAVDSMTPATGAVHLAAQHPIDWLLP; from the coding sequence GTGCAGTTCCGCCAACAGGCCCTTTCCAAGCTGCAGTCGCCCGAGGAGATCGACCTGCCGGTGCGCTTCGCCCGCCCCCAGGGCTGGCTGGTGCTGACCGTCACGGTCCTCTTCGTGATCGCCGCATGCGTGTGGGCGGTGACCGGCACCGTGTCGTCCACGCTCGGCGCGCCCGGAATCCTCACCCACGGCCAGGGCAGTTACATCCTCCAGAGCCCCGTCTCCGGCCAGGTCACCGCCGTGCTCGCCCAGGAGGGCAAGCGGGTGGCCGCCAACACCCCGGTGCTGAAGGTCCGCACCGCCCGGGGCACCGCCGTCGTCCGCACGCTCGCCGCGGGACGGCTGACCACGATGGTCGCCACGATCGGCTCCGTCGTCACCACCGGGGCGGACGTCGCCTCCGTGGAGCGCGTCGCCCACACCGGCGACCCCCTGACGGCCACGCTGTACGTCCCCGCCCAGAGCGGCGCCACCGTCCCCGTCGGCGCCGCCGTCGACCTCACCGTCCAGTCCGTGCCGAGCCAGAAGTACGGCGTGCTGCGCGGCCGGGTCAAGGCCGTCGGCAGGACCGCGCAGACCCGCCAGCGGATCGGCGCCTACCTGGGCAACAGCCAGCTCGGCGAACAGTTCTCCCAGCACGGCCAGCCCATCGCGGTCCTGGTGACGCTCGACGCCGACCCGCACAACGCCTCCGGCTACGCCTGGTCGGCCGCCGGCGGCCCGCCCTACGCCGTCGACTCCATGACGCCGGCCACCGGCGCCGTGCACCTGGCCGCGCAGCACCCGATCGATTGGCTGCTGCCATGA
- a CDS encoding type A2 lantipeptide, with product MNSTPQVQTQEISDADLDNVSGGLLNGVVGNATNTVDSIAPVSGVVGTATGLVDGATGANVSGVVGTASGLVNGL from the coding sequence ATGAACTCCACCCCCCAGGTCCAGACCCAGGAAATCTCCGACGCCGACCTGGACAACGTGTCCGGTGGCCTCCTCAACGGTGTCGTGGGCAACGCCACCAACACCGTTGACTCCATCGCCCCGGTCTCGGGTGTCGTCGGCACCGCCACCGGCCTGGTCGACGGCGCCACCGGCGCCAACGTCTCGGGCGTCGTCGGCACCGCCTCGGGCCTGGTCAACGGTCTCTGA
- a CDS encoding NHLP family bacteriocin export ABC transporter peptidase/permease/ATPase subunit codes for MTASPDSAAPQAQLPPPGRGRHRPEPAPGARRTRRAAPPAPKPKKTKTVRTPTVLQMEAVECGAASLAMVLAHYGRHVPLEELRIACGVSRDGSRASNLLKAARSYGLQAKGMQMEPSALAEVQAPAILFWEFNHYVVYDGTSRRFGRRGVRINDPDKGRRFVPIEDFDTSFTGVALVFEPGEDFRKGGRKPGVLGAVPARMRGTTGTLLAALLASLLLVAVGAAVPALSRTYIDMFLIGNQTSLLGPLFASMAAMVALTAVLTGLQQANLLRGRIISSTLTSARFLRHLLRLPVTFFAQRSPADLVQRLQSNDAVAETLARDLAAAGVDGIVVILYAVLLWTYDPQLTVIGVGIALLNVVAMRIVIRLRATHTQKLRADTARLTNTSYTGLQLIETMKATGGENGYFRRWAGQHATTLEVQQRLGVPSAWLAVVAPTLATLNSALILWIGGLRAVEGHISIGLLVAFQALVTRFTAPITRLNGVAGRIQDFAADVARLKDVESFPVDSLYSRPEPDADTRRLKGHVTLEDITFGYSPLDKPLLTGFSLAVGPGRQVALVGGSGSGKSTVSRLISGLYSPWEGTIRIDGQRLEDLSRSALAASVSFVDQDIFLFEGTVRDNVALWDPSIPDDAVITALQDAALYDDVIARRPDGIHSRVEQDGRNFSGGQRQRLEIARALVRRPSILVLDEVTSALDAQTEQTIMDNLRRRGCACVVIAHRLSTVRDSDEIVVLDHGVVVERGRHEDLVAAGGPYAELVKEH; via the coding sequence ATGACCGCCTCCCCCGACTCCGCGGCCCCGCAGGCCCAGCTGCCGCCCCCGGGCCGCGGCCGGCACCGCCCCGAGCCCGCGCCCGGCGCCCGCCGCACCCGCCGGGCCGCGCCGCCCGCCCCGAAGCCCAAGAAGACGAAGACCGTACGCACCCCCACCGTCCTCCAGATGGAGGCCGTGGAGTGCGGCGCCGCCTCGCTGGCCATGGTGCTCGCCCACTACGGGCGGCACGTACCGCTGGAGGAGCTGCGGATCGCCTGCGGCGTCTCCCGCGACGGCTCGCGCGCCAGCAACCTGCTCAAGGCCGCCCGCAGCTACGGCCTGCAGGCCAAGGGCATGCAGATGGAACCGTCCGCGCTCGCGGAGGTGCAGGCGCCGGCCATCCTCTTCTGGGAGTTCAACCACTACGTCGTCTACGACGGCACCAGCCGCCGCTTCGGCCGCCGCGGCGTCCGCATCAACGACCCCGACAAGGGCCGCCGCTTCGTGCCCATCGAGGACTTCGACACCAGCTTCACCGGTGTCGCCCTGGTCTTCGAGCCCGGCGAGGACTTCCGCAAGGGCGGCCGCAAGCCCGGCGTGCTCGGCGCCGTGCCCGCCCGGATGCGCGGCACCACCGGCACCCTGCTGGCCGCGCTGCTCGCCAGCCTGCTGCTGGTCGCGGTCGGCGCCGCGGTGCCCGCGCTGAGCCGTACCTACATCGACATGTTCCTGATCGGCAACCAGACCTCGCTGCTGGGGCCGCTCTTCGCGTCGATGGCCGCGATGGTCGCGCTGACCGCCGTCCTGACCGGCCTGCAACAGGCGAACCTGCTGCGCGGCCGCATCATCTCCTCCACCCTGACCAGCGCCCGGTTCCTGCGGCACCTGCTCAGACTCCCGGTCACCTTCTTCGCCCAGCGCAGTCCGGCCGACCTCGTCCAGCGGCTGCAGTCCAACGACGCGGTCGCCGAGACCCTGGCACGCGACCTCGCCGCCGCGGGCGTGGACGGGATCGTGGTGATCCTCTACGCCGTCCTGCTGTGGACCTACGACCCCCAGCTGACGGTCATCGGCGTGGGCATCGCGCTGCTCAACGTCGTCGCCATGCGGATCGTGATCCGGCTGCGGGCCACCCACACCCAGAAGCTGCGCGCCGACACCGCCCGGCTGACCAACACCTCCTACACCGGTCTGCAGCTCATCGAGACGATGAAGGCCACCGGCGGGGAGAACGGCTACTTCCGCCGCTGGGCCGGCCAGCACGCCACCACGCTGGAGGTGCAGCAGCGCCTCGGGGTGCCGAGCGCCTGGCTGGCCGTCGTCGCCCCCACCCTGGCCACGCTCAACAGCGCGCTGATCCTGTGGATCGGCGGTCTGCGGGCGGTCGAGGGCCATATCTCCATCGGTCTGCTGGTCGCCTTCCAGGCGCTGGTGACCCGCTTCACGGCGCCCATCACCCGGCTCAACGGAGTGGCGGGCCGCATCCAGGACTTCGCCGCCGACGTGGCCCGCCTCAAGGACGTCGAGAGCTTCCCCGTCGACAGCCTCTACTCGCGCCCCGAGCCGGACGCCGACACCCGCAGGCTGAAGGGCCATGTGACGCTGGAGGACATCACCTTCGGCTACAGCCCGCTGGACAAACCGCTGCTCACCGGCTTCTCGCTGGCCGTCGGCCCCGGGCGGCAGGTCGCCCTCGTCGGCGGCTCCGGCAGCGGCAAGTCCACCGTCTCCCGGCTGATCTCCGGCCTCTACAGCCCCTGGGAAGGCACCATCCGCATCGACGGACAGCGGCTGGAGGACCTCTCCCGCAGCGCGCTGGCCGCCTCCGTGTCCTTCGTCGACCAGGACATCTTCCTCTTCGAGGGCACGGTCAGGGACAACGTGGCGCTGTGGGACCCCTCCATCCCGGACGACGCGGTCATCACCGCGCTCCAGGACGCCGCGCTCTACGACGATGTGATCGCCCGTCGCCCCGACGGCATCCACAGCCGCGTCGAACAGGACGGCCGCAACTTCTCCGGCGGCCAGCGCCAGCGGCTGGAGATCGCCCGCGCGCTGGTCCGGCGCCCGAGCATCCTGGTCCTCGACGAGGTCACCAGCGCCCTGGACGCGCAGACCGAGCAGACCATCATGGACAACCTGCGGCGGCGCGGCTGTGCCTGCGTCGTCATCGCCCACCGGCTGAGCACGGTCCGCGACAGCGACGAGATCGTGGTCCTCGACCACGGCGTGGTCGTCGAACGCGGCCGGCACGAGGACCTGGTCGCCGCCGGGGGCCCGTACGCCGAGCTGGTCAAGGAGCACTGA
- a CDS encoding PHP domain-containing protein, giving the protein MDPVEALERIAFLLERQGAVTYRVQAFRTAATVIAAMSPDEVRRRTLDGSLGRVRGLGPKTTLVVEEALAGVRPAYLAHLAEEAGGPLVEGERGQRLRRALRGDCHLHSDWSDGGSPVEAMARAARDLGHAWCVLTDHSPRLTVARGLTAERLRRQLALVAEVNRTLAPFRLLTGIECDILDDGTLDQEPELLDELDVVVASVHSKLRMDRAPMTRRLLAAVRNPLVDVLGHCTGRQITGKLRPESQFDAAEVFAACAEHGTAVEINCRPDRFDPPRRLLRRALEAGTLFAIDSDAHAPGQLDWQIYGCARAEECGVPAGRIVNTWTERQVATWTRTGRTPRRAFGPS; this is encoded by the coding sequence GTGGACCCCGTCGAGGCGCTGGAGCGGATCGCCTTCCTGCTGGAGCGGCAGGGGGCGGTGACCTACCGCGTCCAGGCGTTCCGCACGGCCGCCACGGTCATCGCGGCGATGTCCCCCGACGAGGTGCGCCGCCGCACCCTGGACGGTTCGCTGGGGCGGGTCAGAGGGCTGGGCCCCAAGACCACCCTGGTGGTCGAGGAGGCGCTCGCGGGGGTGCGGCCCGCCTATCTGGCCCATCTGGCGGAGGAAGCGGGCGGACCGCTGGTCGAGGGGGAACGGGGACAGCGGCTGCGGCGGGCGCTGCGCGGCGACTGCCATCTGCACTCGGACTGGTCGGACGGCGGCAGCCCGGTCGAGGCCATGGCCCGGGCCGCCCGCGACCTCGGGCACGCCTGGTGCGTGCTGACCGACCACTCCCCCAGGCTCACGGTGGCCCGCGGGCTGACCGCCGAACGGCTGCGCCGGCAGCTGGCGCTGGTGGCGGAGGTCAACCGGACACTGGCGCCGTTCCGGCTGCTGACCGGGATCGAATGCGACATCCTCGACGACGGCACCCTCGACCAGGAGCCGGAGCTGCTGGACGAGTTGGACGTGGTGGTCGCCTCGGTGCACTCCAAGCTGCGGATGGACCGGGCCCCGATGACCCGGCGGCTGCTGGCCGCGGTCCGCAATCCGCTGGTCGACGTGCTCGGTCACTGCACCGGACGGCAGATCACCGGCAAGCTGCGGCCCGAGTCGCAGTTCGACGCCGCGGAGGTGTTCGCGGCCTGCGCCGAGCACGGTACGGCCGTCGAGATCAACTGCCGCCCGGACCGTTTCGATCCCCCGCGCCGGCTGCTGCGCCGGGCGCTGGAGGCCGGCACGCTCTTCGCCATCGACAGCGACGCCCATGCGCCGGGCCAGCTGGACTGGCAGATCTACGGCTGTGCCCGCGCCGAGGAGTGCGGCGTACCGGCCGGACGGATCGTCAACACCTGGACGGAGCGCCAGGTGGCCACCTGGACGCGGACGGGCCGGACGCCGCGGCGCGCCTTCGGGCCGTCCTGA
- a CDS encoding L-tyrosine/L-tryptophan isonitrile synthase family protein, protein MTSPPRPRPAPPAGHRDGGEAVLAELLPHRRTLDTGHADTPDAFPAQLRQLAAPVAAGEPVVLTLPGFPCKSPNPAKVLGRLPDEGERLALRFLDALCARIEAVHPPGARVVICSDGHVFSDLIRVPDRDIDAYADALRAMVHDEGLTRLDVFDLRDVYGRRLSHEARRALVLEQYAPDLETLRSLTRSDEPTRRLYQGLTRFLFEDSVAFPGTRSALQRDCRRRAYAVMQRSRAWGDLVGAHHPGAFRLSIHPQPRDSAKFGIRLLDAPDVWTTPWHSCVLEHPDGRRELLHRSEAERLGRLVYRRGRPSHFVTG, encoded by the coding sequence CTGACCAGCCCGCCCCGGCCGCGTCCCGCACCGCCCGCCGGCCACCGGGACGGTGGCGAGGCGGTACTCGCCGAGCTGCTGCCCCACCGCCGCACCCTGGACACCGGCCACGCCGACACCCCCGACGCCTTCCCCGCCCAACTGCGGCAGCTCGCCGCGCCGGTGGCCGCGGGCGAGCCGGTCGTCCTCACCCTCCCGGGCTTCCCCTGCAAGTCGCCGAACCCGGCCAAGGTGCTCGGTCGCCTGCCGGACGAGGGCGAGCGGCTGGCGCTGCGCTTCCTGGACGCCCTGTGCGCCCGGATCGAGGCCGTCCACCCGCCCGGGGCACGGGTGGTCATCTGCTCGGACGGACATGTCTTCAGCGATCTCATCCGGGTGCCCGACCGCGACATCGACGCCTACGCGGACGCCCTGCGCGCCATGGTCCACGACGAGGGCCTGACCCGGCTGGACGTCTTCGACCTGCGCGACGTCTACGGGCGACGGCTGTCGCACGAAGCCCGACGGGCCCTGGTCCTCGAGCAGTACGCCCCGGATCTGGAGACCCTGCGGTCCCTGACCCGCAGCGACGAGCCGACGCGCCGCCTCTACCAGGGCCTCACCCGCTTCCTCTTCGAGGACTCCGTCGCGTTCCCTGGCACCCGCTCGGCGCTGCAGCGCGACTGCCGCCGCCGCGCCTACGCGGTGATGCAGCGCAGCCGCGCCTGGGGCGACCTGGTCGGCGCACACCACCCGGGCGCCTTCCGGCTCTCCATCCATCCGCAGCCCAGGGACTCGGCCAAGTTCGGCATCCGGCTGCTCGACGCGCCCGACGTGTGGACGACGCCGTGGCACTCCTGCGTACTCGAACACCCCGACGGCCGAAGGGAGTTGCTGCACCGGTCGGAGGCCGAACGGCTCGGCCGGCTGGTGTACCGCCGGGGGCGGCCGAGCCACTTCGTCACCGGGTGA
- a CDS encoding cyclic nucleotide-binding domain-containing protein has translation MATSRHLFLAMPPDRRRRLTDIAVEVSLPRATRLFEEGHRADHFWIIRSGQIVLDQRVPGRRAAVVETLGRDELLGWSWLFPPYLWHFGAETVGPVEAVEFDAKVVRALCESDPILGRAMYRYVAETVADRLHGTRVRLLELYGPQGSGLDP, from the coding sequence ATGGCCACCAGCAGACACCTGTTCCTTGCGATGCCGCCCGACCGGCGCCGGCGCCTGACCGACATCGCCGTCGAGGTGTCGCTGCCGCGCGCCACCCGCCTCTTCGAGGAAGGCCACCGGGCGGACCACTTCTGGATCATCCGCAGCGGACAGATCGTCCTCGACCAGCGGGTCCCCGGGCGCCGCGCCGCCGTCGTCGAGACGCTCGGCCGCGACGAACTGCTCGGCTGGTCCTGGCTGTTCCCGCCCTACCTGTGGCACTTCGGCGCGGAGACCGTCGGCCCGGTCGAGGCCGTGGAGTTCGACGCCAAGGTGGTCCGCGCCCTGTGCGAGTCCGACCCCATCCTCGGCCGCGCGATGTACCGCTACGTGGCCGAAACCGTCGCCGACCGCCTGCACGGCACCCGCGTCCGCCTGCTGGAGCTCTACGGGCCCCAGGGCAGCGGGCTGGACCCGTGA
- a CDS encoding NHLP bacteriocin export ABC transporter permease/ATPase subunit yields the protein MPPPAVVGPGDTDAVTHALGGLGTPVDCTGLRHVPLEGPHVLWLVTGGSLDLFAVDAAEEGHWHFLGRLEAGTLLLGPVAGPHHTLLGRPTQDCRLRRIPLRELPRNDYGEYGDTGSFPQYGTQDGYGHDAAYGGQGEAPSALEHAFALGTARSLGVLFEAPLDGRPADEAVADDDILWMPVPPGSVQYGATYSAEAAGDLLVDPELWQQMVNQQYRLLSAVDRWIEHLERAHEDRTAAGIKAGEAVRERADQALIASIGRQDRGRGGTGPDRAGDDATFAVCRTVAEAARITLTEPPKGAAANDRITPVERIAVSSRIRTRAVRLQGSWWRTNTGPLVGHRAKSGAPVALLWRRGRYEAVNPASGLRMRIGKDNADAFEPRAVMFYRPLPERPMSLWRLMLFSLRGTRMDLRNLALAGLVTVGLGALVPIATGKVLGEYVPSADKSLIVQVSLAVVITSVVSAAFMLLQNLTVLRMEGRIESALQPAVWDRLLRLPTKFFTERSTGELASAAMGISGIRRVLSGLGPVAVQATTVGAMNLVMLLLYSVPLALAALAMLLVIGVVFLAMGLWELRWQRRLIKLTNKLNNQAFQTLRGLPKLRVAAAESFAYAAWAREFARSRELQQKAGRIKNLTTVLNAVYLPVCSLTMFMLLAGPARGSMSAASFLTFNTSVTMLLTSVTQITGAFISAAAAMPMFEQIKPVLDEKPEVRGASAQPGALTGGIEAKKLSFRYTEDGPLVLDDVSFQVRPGEFVAVVGPSGCGKSTLLRLLIGFDRPTSGHVLYDGQDLTALDQAAVRRQCGVVLQNAQPLTGSILDCICGAESFTQEEAWAAAEMAGLAEDIKRMPMGLHTMIAGGGAISGGQRQRLMIAQALVRRPRILFFDEATSALDNETQRIVIDSTRKLSASRLVIAHRLSTVMDADRVIVMADGRIVEQGAPAELLADTGGRLHDLVRRQMT from the coding sequence ATGCCCCCGCCCGCGGTCGTGGGACCGGGCGACACCGACGCGGTGACGCACGCCCTGGGCGGCCTCGGCACGCCCGTCGACTGCACCGGGCTGCGCCATGTCCCGCTGGAGGGCCCGCATGTGCTGTGGCTCGTCACCGGCGGATCGCTGGACCTCTTCGCGGTCGACGCCGCCGAGGAGGGCCACTGGCACTTCCTCGGCCGCCTCGAAGCGGGCACCCTCCTGCTGGGGCCGGTCGCCGGCCCGCACCACACCCTGCTCGGCCGCCCCACCCAGGACTGCCGGCTGCGCCGGATACCGCTGCGCGAACTGCCCCGCAACGACTACGGCGAGTACGGCGACACCGGCTCGTTCCCGCAGTACGGCACGCAGGACGGCTACGGCCACGACGCCGCGTACGGCGGCCAGGGCGAGGCGCCCTCCGCGCTGGAGCACGCCTTCGCGCTGGGCACCGCCCGCAGCCTGGGCGTGCTGTTCGAGGCACCGCTCGACGGCCGGCCCGCCGACGAGGCGGTGGCCGACGACGACATCCTGTGGATGCCCGTCCCGCCCGGCAGCGTGCAGTACGGCGCCACCTACAGCGCGGAGGCGGCCGGCGACCTGCTGGTGGACCCCGAGCTGTGGCAGCAGATGGTCAACCAGCAATACCGGCTGCTGTCCGCCGTCGACCGCTGGATCGAGCACCTGGAGCGCGCCCACGAGGACCGCACGGCGGCCGGCATCAAGGCCGGCGAGGCCGTCCGCGAGCGGGCCGACCAGGCGCTGATCGCGTCCATCGGCCGCCAGGACCGCGGCCGCGGCGGCACCGGGCCGGACCGGGCCGGCGACGACGCCACCTTCGCGGTCTGCCGCACGGTCGCCGAGGCGGCCCGGATCACCCTCACCGAACCCCCGAAGGGCGCCGCCGCCAACGACCGGATCACCCCGGTCGAACGGATCGCGGTCAGCTCCCGGATCCGCACCCGCGCCGTCCGGCTCCAGGGCAGCTGGTGGCGGACCAACACCGGGCCCCTGGTCGGCCACCGCGCCAAGTCCGGCGCCCCGGTGGCGCTGCTGTGGCGCCGGGGCCGCTACGAGGCGGTCAACCCGGCCTCCGGGCTGCGGATGCGCATCGGCAAGGACAACGCCGACGCCTTCGAGCCGCGCGCCGTGATGTTCTACCGCCCGCTGCCCGAGCGGCCCATGAGCCTGTGGCGGCTGATGCTCTTCAGCCTGCGCGGCACCCGGATGGACCTGCGGAACCTGGCCCTGGCCGGACTGGTGACGGTGGGTCTCGGTGCCCTCGTCCCGATCGCGACCGGCAAGGTGCTCGGCGAGTACGTGCCCAGCGCCGACAAGAGCCTGATCGTGCAGGTCTCCCTGGCCGTCGTCATCACCAGCGTCGTCTCCGCGGCCTTCATGCTGCTGCAGAACCTCACCGTGCTGCGGATGGAGGGCCGGATCGAGAGCGCGCTGCAGCCGGCGGTGTGGGACCGGCTGCTGCGGCTGCCGACGAAGTTCTTCACCGAACGCTCCACCGGCGAGCTGGCCAGTGCCGCGATGGGCATCAGCGGCATCCGGCGGGTGCTCTCCGGCCTCGGCCCGGTGGCCGTGCAGGCCACGACGGTCGGCGCGATGAACCTCGTGATGCTGCTGCTGTACAGCGTGCCGCTGGCGCTGGCGGCCCTGGCCATGCTGCTCGTCATCGGCGTGGTGTTCCTCGCCATGGGCCTGTGGGAGCTGCGCTGGCAGCGACGGCTGATCAAGCTCACCAACAAGCTCAACAACCAGGCGTTCCAGACCCTGCGCGGACTGCCCAAGCTGCGGGTCGCCGCGGCCGAGAGCTTCGCGTACGCGGCCTGGGCCCGCGAGTTCGCCCGCTCCCGTGAACTCCAGCAGAAGGCCGGCCGGATCAAGAACCTGACCACCGTCCTCAACGCGGTCTACCTGCCGGTCTGTTCGCTCACCATGTTCATGCTGCTGGCCGGGCCGGCCCGCGGCAGCATGTCGGCCGCCTCGTTCCTCACCTTCAACACCTCGGTGACGATGCTGCTGACCTCGGTCACCCAGATCACCGGCGCCTTCATCTCGGCGGCCGCCGCGATGCCGATGTTCGAGCAGATCAAGCCGGTGCTGGACGAGAAGCCCGAGGTGCGCGGCGCCAGCGCCCAGCCCGGCGCCCTGACCGGCGGCATCGAGGCCAAGAAGCTGTCCTTCCGCTACACCGAGGACGGCCCGCTCGTCCTCGACGACGTGTCCTTCCAGGTCCGGCCCGGCGAGTTCGTCGCCGTCGTCGGCCCCAGCGGCTGCGGCAAGTCGACCCTGCTCCGGCTCCTCATCGGCTTCGACAGGCCGACCTCGGGCCATGTGCTCTACGACGGGCAGGACCTGACCGCCCTGGACCAGGCGGCGGTGCGCCGCCAGTGCGGGGTCGTGCTGCAGAACGCCCAGCCGCTCACCGGCTCGATCCTGGACTGCATCTGCGGTGCCGAGTCCTTCACCCAGGAGGAGGCCTGGGCGGCCGCCGAGATGGCGGGCCTGGCCGAGGACATCAAGCGGATGCCGATGGGGCTGCACACCATGATCGCCGGCGGTGGCGCCATCTCCGGCGGCCAGCGGCAGCGGCTGATGATCGCCCAGGCGCTGGTCCGCCGCCCGCGGATCCTCTTCTTCGACGAGGCCACCAGCGCCCTGGACAACGAGACCCAGCGCATCGTCATCGACAGCACCCGCAAGCTCAGCGCCAGCCGCCTGGTGATCGCCCACCGGCTGTCCACGGTCATGGACGCGGACCGGGTCATCGTCATGGCGGACGGCCGGATCGTCGAGCAGGGCGCCCCCGCCGAGCTGCTCGCCGACACCGGCGGCCGGCTGCACGATCTGGTGCGGCGCCAGATGACCTGA
- a CDS encoding cytochrome P450 family protein, whose amino-acid sequence MSTPPDPIDLFGTEYTRDPYPLYAELRERGPVHRVRFPSGVRAWLVTGYEAAHQALTDTRLGKDHARGNAAWRARASIMPEPQHSQLQVHLLHQDPPRHTALRRLITDAFAPQRVEGLRPRFQAMADALLDGLPDAGEADLVEVFAGRFPFRVLAHVIGLPGEFEERFDRDWGKVVQPVGPSDPGRPAYEARLRGLQRYIADLVVHKRGERGEDLLSRLVAARDDGRIGQEELDSMIFQLLVAGQEPVTNQISTALVTLLRHPDHLAALAGRPELLPRAVEELLRYDSAFELTTWRFFAEDADLHGTRIPAGDSVIVSLCAANRDARQFPDADTLHFDRTPNPHLAFGHGTHFCPGAALARIELQIALGTLLRRLPGLRPAVPDDELRWIPAVLARGVDRLPVTYGAPATCPVADGPDAAC is encoded by the coding sequence GTGTCCACACCCCCCGATCCCATCGACCTGTTCGGGACGGAGTACACCCGCGATCCCTATCCCCTGTACGCCGAGCTGCGCGAGCGCGGCCCGGTCCACCGCGTGCGATTCCCCAGCGGGGTCCGCGCCTGGCTGGTGACCGGCTACGAGGCCGCGCACCAGGCGCTGACCGACACCCGGCTGGGCAAGGACCACGCACGGGGCAACGCGGCCTGGCGGGCCCGCGCCTCGATCATGCCCGAGCCCCAGCACTCCCAGCTCCAGGTGCATCTGCTCCACCAGGACCCGCCGCGGCACACCGCGCTGCGCCGGCTGATCACCGACGCCTTCGCGCCGCAGCGCGTCGAGGGGCTCCGCCCCCGGTTCCAGGCCATGGCCGACGCTCTGCTCGACGGGCTCCCGGACGCCGGCGAGGCCGATCTGGTCGAGGTCTTCGCCGGGCGCTTCCCGTTTCGGGTGCTGGCCCATGTCATCGGGCTGCCCGGGGAGTTCGAGGAGCGCTTCGACCGGGACTGGGGCAAGGTCGTCCAGCCCGTGGGCCCGTCGGACCCGGGCCGCCCGGCGTACGAGGCGCGGCTGCGCGGACTGCAGCGGTACATCGCCGATCTCGTCGTCCACAAGCGCGGTGAGCGGGGCGAGGATCTGCTCTCCCGGCTGGTGGCCGCCCGCGACGACGGCCGGATCGGGCAGGAGGAGCTGGATTCGATGATCTTCCAGCTGCTGGTCGCCGGGCAGGAGCCCGTGACGAACCAGATCAGCACCGCCCTGGTCACCCTGCTGCGCCACCCGGACCACCTGGCCGCGCTGGCCGGCCGTCCGGAGCTGCTGCCCCGTGCCGTCGAGGAACTCCTGCGATATGACAGCGCGTTCGAGCTGACGACCTGGCGGTTCTTCGCCGAGGACGCCGATCTGCACGGGACGCGCATCCCGGCGGGCGACTCCGTCATCGTGTCGCTGTGCGCGGCCAACCGCGATGCCCGGCAGTTCCCCGACGCCGACACCCTGCACTTCGACCGCACCCCCAACCCGCATCTCGCGTTCGGGCACGGCACCCACTTCTGCCCCGGCGCCGCCCTCGCCCGCATCGAGCTCCAGATCGCCCTGGGGACCCTGCTCAGACGGCTGCCGGGACTGCGGCCGGCCGTCCCGGACGACGAGCTGCGCTGGATCCCGGCGGTCCTGGCGCGCGGGGTGGACCGGCTGCCGGTGACGTACGGCGCGCCGGCCACGTGTCCGGTCGCGGACGGGCCGGATGCCGCGTGCTGA